The Orcinus orca chromosome 16, mOrcOrc1.1, whole genome shotgun sequence genome includes a window with the following:
- the LDAF1 gene encoding lipid droplet assembly factor 1 isoform X1 gives MVKEEPPSTSKDFQELQRRVSLLIASVQSNSKVVAFMKSPVGQYLDRHPFLTLTLLVFASVSAVPVGCFLLLVVLTSLAAFLGVILLEGLVISVGSLSLLCVLCGLGFVSLIMSGTIIVSYMVVSSLVNYWFSPRLWTQHNSSGDC, from the exons ATGGTGAAAGAAGAGCCCCCAAGTACTTCAAAGGACTTTCAGGAGCTGCAGAGGAGGGTGTCTTTGCTGATAGCGTCTGTCCAGAGTAACTCAAAG GTGGTTGCCTTCATGAAGTCTCCAGTGGGCCAGTACCTGGACAGGCATCCTTTTCTGACCCTCACCTTGCTGGTGTTTGCTTCTGTGTCAGCCGTTCCTGTTGGCTGCTTCCTGCTCCTCGTGGTGCTTACCTCCCTGGCTGCGTTTTTGGGAGTCATATTACTAGAAG GACTGGTCATCTCTGTGGGCAGCCTCTCACTGCTTTGTGTCCTCTGTGGCTTGGGCTTCGTGTCACTCATCATGTCAGGGACAATCATAGTGTCCTACATGGTAGTCTCCAGCCTCGTCAACTACTGGTTTTCTCCCAG ACTATGGACACAACACAACTCCAGTGGCGACTGTTAG
- the LDAF1 gene encoding lipid droplet assembly factor 1 isoform X3: protein MVKEEPPSTSKDFQELQRRVSLLIASVQSNSKVVAFMKSPVGQYLDRHPFLTLTLLVFASVSAVPVGCFLLLVVLTSLAAFLGVILLEGLVISVGSLSLLCVLCGLGFVSLIMSGTIIVSYMVVSSLVNYWFSPRT, encoded by the exons ATGGTGAAAGAAGAGCCCCCAAGTACTTCAAAGGACTTTCAGGAGCTGCAGAGGAGGGTGTCTTTGCTGATAGCGTCTGTCCAGAGTAACTCAAAG GTGGTTGCCTTCATGAAGTCTCCAGTGGGCCAGTACCTGGACAGGCATCCTTTTCTGACCCTCACCTTGCTGGTGTTTGCTTCTGTGTCAGCCGTTCCTGTTGGCTGCTTCCTGCTCCTCGTGGTGCTTACCTCCCTGGCTGCGTTTTTGGGAGTCATATTACTAGAAG GACTGGTCATCTCTGTGGGCAGCCTCTCACTGCTTTGTGTCCTCTGTGGCTTGGGCTTCGTGTCACTCATCATGTCAGGGACAATCATAGTGTCCTACATGGTAGTCTCCAGCCTCGTCAACTACTGGTTTTCTCCCAG GACGTGA
- the LDAF1 gene encoding lipid droplet assembly factor 1 isoform X2, with translation MVKEEPPSTSKDFQELQRRVSLLIASVQSNSKVVAFMKSPVGQYLDRHPFLTLTLLVFASVSAVPVGCFLLLVVLTSLAAFLGVILLEGLVISVGSLSLLCVLCGLGFVSLIMSGTIIVSYMVVSSLVNYWFSPSQSIFFGWSI, from the exons ATGGTGAAAGAAGAGCCCCCAAGTACTTCAAAGGACTTTCAGGAGCTGCAGAGGAGGGTGTCTTTGCTGATAGCGTCTGTCCAGAGTAACTCAAAG GTGGTTGCCTTCATGAAGTCTCCAGTGGGCCAGTACCTGGACAGGCATCCTTTTCTGACCCTCACCTTGCTGGTGTTTGCTTCTGTGTCAGCCGTTCCTGTTGGCTGCTTCCTGCTCCTCGTGGTGCTTACCTCCCTGGCTGCGTTTTTGGGAGTCATATTACTAGAAG GACTGGTCATCTCTGTGGGCAGCCTCTCACTGCTTTGTGTCCTCTGTGGCTTGGGCTTCGTGTCACTCATCATGTCAGGGACAATCATAGTGTCCTACATGGTAGTCTCCAGCCTCGTCAACTACTGGTTTTCTCCCAG
- the LDAF1 gene encoding lipid droplet assembly factor 1 isoform X4, whose amino-acid sequence MVKEEPPSTSKDFQELQRRVSLLIASVQSNSKVVAFMKSPVGQYLDRHPFLTLTLLVFASVSAVPVGCFLLLVVLTSLAAFLGVILLEESIPETITVEYWVGYLTTREARERMSAMQHLPCY is encoded by the exons ATGGTGAAAGAAGAGCCCCCAAGTACTTCAAAGGACTTTCAGGAGCTGCAGAGGAGGGTGTCTTTGCTGATAGCGTCTGTCCAGAGTAACTCAAAG GTGGTTGCCTTCATGAAGTCTCCAGTGGGCCAGTACCTGGACAGGCATCCTTTTCTGACCCTCACCTTGCTGGTGTTTGCTTCTGTGTCAGCCGTTCCTGTTGGCTGCTTCCTGCTCCTCGTGGTGCTTACCTCCCTGGCTGCGTTTTTGGGAGTCATATTACTAGAAG agTCCATCCCTGAAACTATCACTGTGGAGTACTGGGTGGGCTATTTGACAACTCGTGAGGCAAGGGAAAGGATGTCTGCCATGCAACATTTGCCATGTTATTAG